Genomic segment of Cronobacter dublinensis subsp. dublinensis LMG 23823:
TGCCCAGCAGATGCGCCGCGAGGTGCAGGATCTGGTGAATATTCTGCTCAGCACGCCGAACATCGAGCAGCGCACCGCGGGCATTGGCCGTCTCGACCCGCAGATCGCCCGCGATTTCAGCAATGTCGGGCCGATGGTGCGCGCGAGCGGGCACGCCCGTGATACCCGCGCCGATCACCCGTTTGTCGGTTACGGCCTGCTGCCGATGGAAGTACACAGCGAGCAGGGCTGTGACGTGATTTCGCGCCTCAAAGTGCGGATCAACGAGGTGTTCACCGCGCTCAACATGATCGATTTCGGGCTTGATAACTTGCCAGGCGGCCCGCTGCTGGTGGAAGGATTTACCTATATCCCGAACCGTTTTGCGCTCGGGTTTTCCGAGGCGCCGCGCGGCGACGACATCCACTGGAGCATGACCGGCGACAACCAGAAGCTCTACCGCTGGCGCTGCCGTGCGGCGACCTACGCCAACTGGCCGACGCTGCGCTATATGCTGCGCGGCAATACGGTCTCCGACGCGCCGCTGATTATCGGCAGCCTCGACCCGTGCTACTCCTGCACCGACCGTATGACGGTGGTGGATGTGCGCAAGAAGAAAAGCCAGGTGGTGGCGTACAAAGAGCTCGAGCGTTACAGCATTGAGCGTAAAAATTCGCCGCTGAAATAGGTGCCGCTGGCTGGTGGGCTGGTGGGTAAGCAAAGCGCACCTGCCGGGTAACCGTCGCGCAGGCGACAGGAGACAATATGTTTACCTTTATCAAAAAAGCATTAAAAACCGGCGTGGCGACGCAGCCCTATCCGCTGCAACCGATGCCGGTCGACAAAAATTTTCGCGGCAAGCCGCAGCATGATCCGCAGCAGTGCATCGGCTGCGCGGCGTGCATTAACGCCTGCCCGTCTAACGCCTTAACCGTCGCGACCGACTTCGAACACGACCGTCTCGACTGGCAGTTCAATCTCGGGCGCTGCATCTTTTGCGGGCGCTGTGAAGAGGTCTGCCCGACGGCGGCCATCCGCCTCACGCCGGAGTATGAGCTGGCGGTGTGGCGTAAAGAGGATTTTCTCCAGCAGGCGAGCTTCGCGCTCTGCCGCTGTCGTGTCTGCCAGCAGCCGTTTGCGGTGCAAAAAGAGGTGGATTACGCGATAGCGCTGCTCGCGCACAACGGCGATGCGCGCGCCGAGCGCCACCGCGCCAGCTTTGAAACCTGCCCTGACTGTAAACGCCAGCAGGGCCTTGCGCCCTCAGAGCTTATCGACCTGACCCGCGAAATGAAGGAGGCGGTGTGATGAACCTGCTCGGCCCACGCGACAGCAACAATATTCCCGTTCCGGTGACGGTGGATGAATCCATCGCGCGCATGAAAACCTCGCTTTTGAAAAACATCAAACGGTCGGCGTATGTCTATCGCGTCGACTGCGGCGGCTGCAACGGGTGTGAAATCGAAATTTTCGCAACGCTCTCGCCGCTGTTCGATGCCGAACGTTTTGGCATCAAAGTGGTGCCGTCGCCGCGCCATGCCGACATTCTGCTGTTTACCGGCGCGGTTACGCGCGCCATGCGCTCGCCCGCGCTGCGCGCCTGGGAGTCGGCTCCCGACCCGAAAATCTGCATCTCGTACGGCGCCTGCGGCAACAGCGGTGGCATTTTTCACGATCTCTACTGCGTCTGGGGCGGCACCGACAAAATTGTGCCGGTAGATGTCTATATCCCCGGCTGCCCGCCGACGCCTGCCGCGACCCTCTACGGCTTTGCGATGGCGCTCGGCCTGCTGGAGCAGAAAATTCACGCGCGCCTGCCGGGCGAGCAGGACAACCAGGCGGCGGAGATCCTCCATCCGGAGATGGTCCAGCCGCTGCGTGTGCGGGTTGACCGCGCCGCCCGGCGTCTGGCCGGATATCGCTATGGCCGCCAGATAGCTGACGACTATATGCGCCACCTGACGCTCGGCGGCGACAGCGTCGCCGGGTGGCTCTCGCAGGAAAACGACCCGCGGCTGAGCGAAATCGTCGCCCGGCTTGACGAGGTGGTCGCCCAGGAGCGCGTCGGATGAGCGAAACCGTAGTGTTCAGCAGGCTGTCGCGCAAATTCGTTGATGAAAACGACGCGACGCCGCCGCAGGCGCAGCAGGTTATCTATTACAGCCTGGCGATTGGCCACCATCTGGGCGTGATTGACTGCCTGAAGGCGTCGCTGATCTGCCCGTTTGATGCATACCAGGCGTGGATAGCGACGCTCGCGCCCGGCGAGGCGCAGCGCAAGATGCAGGGCGTGCCGCGCTATGGCGAAATCGTTATCGACCAGAATCACGTCACGCTGCTGGCGCGCGCCTTTGACGAGGCGATGACGCGCCAGAACGAACAGCAGCAGGTCTGGAGCCGCGAGCTGCTCGGGCTGTTGCAGGCAATACAGCGTGAACCGGCGGTATATGTGATGGTGAGGAGGGATCGTGACTGACGTTTTATTATGTGTGGGCAACAGCATGATGGGCGACGACGGCGCAGGGCCGCTGCTTGCCGAAAAATTCCGCGTCGCGCCGCAGGGCGAGTGGGTGCTGATAGACGGCGGCAGCGCACCGGAGAATGACATCGGCGCGATCCGCGAGCTGCGCCCGCAGCGACTGCTCCTCGTGGACGCGACCGAGATGGGGCTCAACCCCGGCGAGATCCGCCTCATCGACCCGGACGATATCTCCGAAATGTTTATGATGACGACCCACAATATGCCGCTCAATTATCTGGTGGATCAGCTGCGCGAGGACGTGGGCGAGGTGATTTTTCTCGGTATCCAGCCCGATATCGTGGGATTTTATTACCCGATGACCGAAGCGGTAAAACACGCCGTCGATACCGTTTATGGTCGTCTGGCGCAGTGGGAAGGCAACGGCGGGTTCGCGGCGCTGGCGGTGGAAGAGGGCGCGTAGTGAAGATGGCGGGTGCGCGCCCTACATGAGAAGGTGAATTGTAGGGTGGGTAAGCGCAGCGCACCCACCATTTGCGTTTTGGGAAAACTCCGGGGGAAGAGAAATATACCAGGTCGGGGAAATGGTTCCGTTCGCCCTCACGTCGCGTTTATATGTGCGTCTTCCTCACGCGAACGTGCAAAGGGGGCTCGCTGCCGCCCCCTTTGCAATCCCGGCTCCCGGCAGAAAATCGCCCCTTCGGGTAAGCCGCGCCTTTTTCCCTCCGGCCACGGGTCGGGCAAGACAATACGTCCCTGTATTGTCTTGCCCTCGCACCGGGTCCCTCCGGTGCGCCCCGGCCTGCGGCGAAACGGCGCGGCCGATTTTTTTTAGCCGGAGCAAAACCACCTACCCTACCGTTTTCATATTTTCCAGGGCGGGTACACAACGTGCACACGCCGTCCCGCCCGCATTTCCCCCGCCAGATAGCTCCGAAACCGGCCTCTGGCTACCAGGAATCTTCTGAATAAAAAAAGCGCGGTTCTGCATCGTATACAGTTGATGGAGTGGAGGGAGAAACTGATGAACAGACAAGACATTTATTCGTTCAAGAACTTTGATTTTCTGGCGAGCAGTTTTGCCCGTATGAACGGAGAAGGACGCCGTATCGATATCGACGCCATCACCGGCAATATGAGCGAGGCGCAATCCGCCTGGTTTCATGAGCGTTACAACTACTACCGTAAACAAGGGCTGCAACAGATTATCAGCGCTGCCCACAGTGAAACGGAGCTGTGCGCATAAGGCATTAACCGTGTAAGACCGACGAAGCGGGTTATCAGACCCGCTTTTTTGTGCCCGTCATACCGTCATTTCTATCGTCATAAGTGTCGATGACACGCCACTGACGCACTCCCTCGCAAATAATCCTTAATAAAATCAAGCAAATAAAATCTGGCACGGATTGTGTATTAGCGAGTGGGTTCAACCCACAGCCGGAGACTATGATGAACCGCTTCATCATTGCTGATTCAAGTAAATGTATTGGATGCCGCACCTGCGAGGTGGCGTGCGTGGTGTCGCATCAGGAAAACCAGGACTGCGCCGCGCTCACGCCGCAAACCTTTCTGCCCCGCATTCACGTTGTGAAAGGCGTGAATGTTTCCACCGCGACCATGTGCCGCCAGTGTGAAGACGCGCCGTGCGCGAGCGTCTGCCCGAACGGCGCTATCAGCCGTGACAACGATTTCGTCCATGTCCATCAGGAGCGCTGCATCGGCTGCAAAACCTGCGTGGTCGCGTGCCCGTACGGCGCGATGGAAGTGGTCGTGCGCCCTGTGGTGCGTAACAGCGGCGCCGGGCTCAACGTGCTGGCCGAAAAAGCCGAAGCTAATAAATGCGATCTCTGCCATCACCGCGCAGAAGGCCCGGCCTGCATCGACGCGTGCCCGACCAACGCCATTGTCTGCATCGATCGCAACCGTCTGGAAGCGCTCAGCGCCGAACGCCGCCGTCGCGCCGCGCTCGATGGCCTCTCATCCCTGGCTTTTTAAGCCATCGATTTCACTTTTAACAGGTCTGTTACTGATGAAAAAAATCACCAGCGTCTGTCCGTACTGCGGTGCGGGCTGCAAACTCAAGCTCGTCGTGGATAACAACAAAATCATTCGTGCCGAGGCGGCCGAAGGCGTTACCAACCAGAACCAGCTCTGCCTTAAAGGCTACTACGGCTGGGATTTCCTTAATGACACCCAGTTGCTGACGCCGCGCCTCACCCAGCCGATGATCCGCTACGAGAAAGGCGGCGCGTTCAAAGCTGTCTCCTGGGAAGAGGCGATCCGCTACACCGCAGAGCGTCTGTCGGCCATTAAAGAGCAGTATGGCCCGCGCGCCATCATGACTACCGGCTCCTCGCGTGGCACCGGCAACGAAACCAACTACGTGATGCAGAAATTCGCCCGCGCGGTGATTAACACCAATAACGTCGACTGCTGCGCCCGCGTCTGCCACGGGCCGTCGGTCGCAGGTCTTCAGCAGACGCTCGGCAACGGCGCGATGAGTAACTCCATCGGCGATATCGAAAACTCCAAATGCCTGCTGGTCTTTGGCTACAACTGCGCTGACTCGCACCCGATCGTGGCGCGCCGCGTGCTGAAAGCTAAAGAGAACGGCGCGAAAATCATTGTTTGCGACCCGCGTAAAATTGAAACCGCGCGCATCGCCGACCAGCACCTGCAACTCAACAACGGCTGCAATATGGCGCTGGTGAACGCTTTCGGCTATGTGCTGCTGGAAGAAGGGCTGTATGACAAAGAGTATGTGGCGCGCTATACCGAGGGGCTGGACGCGTACCGCGAGACCGTCAAAGACTACGCGCCGGAGGTGGTCGAGCACCTGACCGGCGTCAGCGCGCAGCAAATTCGCCAGGCAATGCGCACGTTCGCCGCCGCGCCGTCCGCCACCATTATGTGGGGCATGGGCGTGACGCAGTTCGGCCAGGCGGTGGACGTGGTGAAAGGGCTCTCAAGCCTTGCGCTGCTCACCGGTAATCTGGGGCGCGAGCATGTGGGCGTCGGCCCGGTGCGCGGCCAGAATAACGTGCAGGGCGCGTGCGACATGGGCGTGCTGCCCAATCAGTTCCCCGGCTATCAGGATGTCGAAGACGCGGCGGTGCGTGAAAAATTCGCGCGCGCCTGGGGCATCGACCCGGCGGTGATGGACGACAAAATCGGCGTGCGCATCACCGAAGTGCCGCACCTGGCGCTCGAAGGCAAAGTCAAAGCCTATTACATCATGGGTGAAGATCCGCTCCAGACCGAAGCCGATCTGGGCCTGGTACGTCAGGGTTTCGAGGCGCTCGATTTCGTGGTGGTTCAGGATATCTTCATGACCAAAACCGCCGAAGTGGCGGACGTGCTGCTGCCTGCCACCTCCTGGGGCGAACACGGCGGCGTCTTCACCTGCGCCGACCGTGGCTTCCAGCGTTTTGAGGCGGCCGTGCAGGCGAAATATAACGTCAAACGCGACTGGGAAATTATCAGCCTTATCGCCACCGCTATGGGCTACCCGATGCATTACGACAACAACCAGCAGATCTGGGACGAAATGCGCGAGCTCTGCCCGCTGTTCTACGGCGTGACCTATCAGAAAATGGGCG
This window contains:
- a CDS encoding formate hydrogenlyase maturation HycH family protein; protein product: MSETVVFSRLSRKFVDENDATPPQAQQVIYYSLAIGHHLGVIDCLKASLICPFDAYQAWIATLAPGEAQRKMQGVPRYGEIVIDQNHVTLLARAFDEAMTRQNEQQQVWSRELLGLLQAIQREPAVYVMVRRDRD
- a CDS encoding NADH-quinone oxidoreductase subunit B family protein — encoded protein: MMNLLGPRDSNNIPVPVTVDESIARMKTSLLKNIKRSAYVYRVDCGGCNGCEIEIFATLSPLFDAERFGIKVVPSPRHADILLFTGAVTRAMRSPALRAWESAPDPKICISYGACGNSGGIFHDLYCVWGGTDKIVPVDVYIPGCPPTPAATLYGFAMALGLLEQKIHARLPGEQDNQAAEILHPEMVQPLRVRVDRAARRLAGYRYGRQIADDYMRHLTLGGDSVAGWLSQENDPRLSEIVARLDEVVAQERVG
- the glgS gene encoding cell surface composition regulator GlgS, yielding MNRQDIYSFKNFDFLASSFARMNGEGRRIDIDAITGNMSEAQSAWFHERYNYYRKQGLQQIISAAHSETELCA
- the hycI gene encoding hydrogenase maturation peptidase HycI, which codes for MTDVLLCVGNSMMGDDGAGPLLAEKFRVAPQGEWVLIDGGSAPENDIGAIRELRPQRLLLVDATEMGLNPGEIRLIDPDDISEMFMMTTHNMPLNYLVDQLREDVGEVIFLGIQPDIVGFYYPMTEAVKHAVDTVYGRLAQWEGNGGFAALAVEEGA
- the hydN gene encoding electron transport protein HydN, translated to MNRFIIADSSKCIGCRTCEVACVVSHQENQDCAALTPQTFLPRIHVVKGVNVSTATMCRQCEDAPCASVCPNGAISRDNDFVHVHQERCIGCKTCVVACPYGAMEVVVRPVVRNSGAGLNVLAEKAEANKCDLCHHRAEGPACIDACPTNAIVCIDRNRLEALSAERRRRAALDGLSSLAF
- a CDS encoding formate hydrogenlyase complex iron-sulfur subunit, coding for MFTFIKKALKTGVATQPYPLQPMPVDKNFRGKPQHDPQQCIGCAACINACPSNALTVATDFEHDRLDWQFNLGRCIFCGRCEEVCPTAAIRLTPEYELAVWRKEDFLQQASFALCRCRVCQQPFAVQKEVDYAIALLAHNGDARAERHRASFETCPDCKRQQGLAPSELIDLTREMKEAV
- the fdhF gene encoding formate dehydrogenase subunit alpha, translating into MKKITSVCPYCGAGCKLKLVVDNNKIIRAEAAEGVTNQNQLCLKGYYGWDFLNDTQLLTPRLTQPMIRYEKGGAFKAVSWEEAIRYTAERLSAIKEQYGPRAIMTTGSSRGTGNETNYVMQKFARAVINTNNVDCCARVCHGPSVAGLQQTLGNGAMSNSIGDIENSKCLLVFGYNCADSHPIVARRVLKAKENGAKIIVCDPRKIETARIADQHLQLNNGCNMALVNAFGYVLLEEGLYDKEYVARYTEGLDAYRETVKDYAPEVVEHLTGVSAQQIRQAMRTFAAAPSATIMWGMGVTQFGQAVDVVKGLSSLALLTGNLGREHVGVGPVRGQNNVQGACDMGVLPNQFPGYQDVEDAAVREKFARAWGIDPAVMDDKIGVRITEVPHLALEGKVKAYYIMGEDPLQTEADLGLVRQGFEALDFVVVQDIFMTKTAEVADVLLPATSWGEHGGVFTCADRGFQRFEAAVQAKYNVKRDWEIISLIATAMGYPMHYDNNQQIWDEMRELCPLFYGVTYQKMGDMGHVQWPCPTLDHPGTPYLYAGNRFDTPSGKGQLFAAAWRAPAEQPDADYPLVLCTVREVGHYSCRSMTGNCAALQTLADEPGRVQMHPQDAARLNVRDGQLVWVNSRRGRVISRADVNERINPGAVYMTYQWWIGACNELTQDNLDPVSKTPETKYCAVNVEAIADQRDAEAYVQTTYTSMKARLRDAAAV